A single window of Paenibacillus sp. SYP-B4298 DNA harbors:
- a CDS encoding PP2C family protein-serine/threonine phosphatase, producing the protein MRILVVDDNPMNVTVVKEMLKRAGYRDIHSAASGMEMFTLVGLDEDGMEQRDQKLGVPDYDLILLDMMMPRIDGIAVCRALQQSPRLRDIPIIMVTAIGDSKKLAEALDAGASDYVTKPINKVELLARIRVALRLKEEKDWHKEQERRLREELQLAREVQSAVLPSPVAEERLEIGALYLPSEELAGDLYAWHRIDANRYGIAVVDAMGHGISSSLVCMFIASVLKDAMIKLVDPVLVVQELNRRALQLQFADQLIQYYYTAIYMVVDVEQGQIEYVNAGHPPGLLLREDGTTELMAGGSSAIGMFDNIPVEKQHISVGRKDRIVLVTDGLIDIIPTPDDEKLERLYEKLAAPLPEQALAAWKEELFSTAVQPERADDRCLVWVAMK; encoded by the coding sequence ATGAGAATTCTGGTTGTCGATGATAATCCGATGAACGTCACAGTTGTTAAGGAAATGCTGAAGCGGGCAGGATACCGGGATATTCACTCTGCCGCCTCTGGTATGGAGATGTTCACATTGGTCGGCCTCGATGAGGACGGCATGGAGCAGCGGGACCAGAAGCTTGGCGTTCCCGATTATGATCTTATATTGCTGGATATGATGATGCCGCGTATTGACGGCATAGCGGTGTGCCGCGCACTCCAGCAGTCGCCAAGGCTGAGGGATATTCCGATCATCATGGTGACAGCGATCGGAGATTCCAAGAAGCTGGCCGAGGCGCTGGATGCAGGAGCGAGCGATTATGTGACCAAGCCGATCAACAAGGTGGAGCTGCTGGCTAGAATTCGGGTAGCGCTGCGCTTGAAGGAGGAGAAGGATTGGCACAAGGAGCAGGAGCGCAGACTGCGGGAGGAGCTGCAGTTGGCCCGGGAGGTGCAGTCTGCGGTGCTGCCGTCGCCTGTGGCGGAGGAGCGATTGGAGATCGGCGCCCTCTACCTGCCCTCCGAGGAGCTGGCCGGGGATCTGTATGCCTGGCATCGTATCGACGCTAACCGATACGGCATAGCGGTAGTGGATGCTATGGGACATGGCATCTCCTCCTCGCTGGTATGCATGTTTATCGCTTCGGTGCTGAAGGATGCGATGATCAAGCTGGTGGACCCGGTGCTGGTGGTGCAGGAGTTGAACCGCCGCGCATTGCAACTGCAATTCGCCGACCAGCTTATCCAATACTACTATACAGCCATCTATATGGTTGTCGATGTCGAGCAGGGCCAGATTGAATATGTTAACGCCGGACATCCGCCGGGATTGCTGCTGCGCGAGGATGGCACAACGGAGCTAATGGCAGGCGGCAGCAGCGCGATCGGCATGTTCGACAATATCCCGGTAGAGAAGCAGCATATCTCCGTCGGGAGGAAGGATCGAATTGTTCTCGTTACGGACGGGCTAATAGACATCATCCCTACGCCGGATGATGAGAAGCTGGAGCGGCTCTACGAGAAGCTGGCTGCCCCCCTCCCGGAGCAGGCGCTCGCGGCTTGGAAGGAAGAGCTGTTCTCCACTGCAGTCCAGCCGGAGCGCGCAGATGATCGCTGTCTTGTATGGGTCGCTATGAAATAA
- a CDS encoding DUF948 domain-containing protein, whose product MIIEISVLIVAIAVVVLVVYLVQTLRKAQQSIQTANETLAETKELIQTSKADIDQLMTGVNTLIEQLNHQVSAVDPLMSSVRTVGTAVNEVTEAAKEASAAWAGSLKERAATNAQANQLPNWLTWVETGVKAYQAINKLVQAGKQRQGAAAGQEAAAASERVASPKQ is encoded by the coding sequence ATGATCATTGAAATTAGCGTACTCATTGTTGCTATTGCGGTCGTAGTGCTGGTTGTCTATCTGGTTCAAACGCTGCGCAAAGCGCAGCAATCCATCCAGACTGCCAATGAGACGCTTGCCGAAACGAAAGAGCTGATTCAAACCTCCAAGGCAGATATAGACCAACTGATGACAGGCGTCAACACCTTGATTGAACAGTTGAATCACCAGGTAAGCGCAGTCGATCCACTGATGTCGTCTGTACGCACTGTCGGCACTGCGGTGAATGAGGTGACGGAAGCCGCCAAGGAGGCTTCCGCGGCGTGGGCGGGGAGCCTCAAGGAGCGAGCCGCTACAAATGCCCAGGCTAATCAGTTGCCGAATTGGCTCACATGGGTCGAAACGGGAGTGAAGGCGTATCAGGCGATCAACAAGCTGGTTCAGGCAGGCAAGCAGCGGCAGGGAGCGGCTGCCGGTCAGGAGGCTGCGGCTGCGAGTGAGCGCGTTGCTTCGCCGAAGCAGTGA
- a CDS encoding Gfo/Idh/MocA family protein, which produces MTLKVGLVGTGWFSKMHGELLAAEEGIEVAAVCGTSKEKANQLASAFDDARGYATITDMLDSRRLDAVYICVPPFAHGEVELALAERGIPFLVEKPLGLDMQTPLAVLQAVRSKQLITSVGYHFRYMDSVARAKQLLENRVVGMALGHWMGGMPEVSWWRKQEGSGGQIVEQTTHIFDLLRHLLGEVTEVYAAYAQRVIHTKHEQVSVPDVGTVTLKLQSGAVANISNACMLSGGGHTGLTVYTDECNLELTHGGLVETQGEHRREYANVSNPYVNELRAFFHAVRTQDTSAILSTYEDACRTQQVTVAANESAQSGLPVRLEPLSI; this is translated from the coding sequence ATGACATTAAAGGTTGGGTTGGTTGGCACGGGCTGGTTCTCCAAGATGCATGGGGAACTGCTTGCTGCAGAAGAAGGAATAGAGGTCGCGGCAGTCTGCGGCACGAGCAAGGAGAAGGCGAATCAGCTTGCGAGCGCGTTCGATGATGCCCGCGGCTATGCCACGATAACGGATATGCTCGATTCTCGCAGGCTGGATGCGGTCTATATCTGCGTCCCGCCGTTCGCTCATGGCGAGGTTGAGCTGGCGCTTGCGGAGCGGGGAATTCCGTTCCTGGTCGAGAAGCCGCTCGGCCTGGATATGCAGACGCCGCTTGCGGTATTGCAGGCTGTTCGCAGCAAACAGCTCATCACGTCAGTCGGCTATCATTTCAGATACATGGATAGTGTCGCAAGGGCGAAGCAACTGCTGGAGAATAGGGTTGTCGGCATGGCGCTCGGTCACTGGATGGGCGGTATGCCTGAGGTAAGCTGGTGGCGGAAGCAAGAAGGGTCTGGCGGGCAGATTGTGGAGCAGACGACACATATCTTCGATCTGCTGCGTCATCTGCTGGGCGAGGTGACAGAGGTCTATGCCGCTTATGCACAGCGTGTGATCCATACGAAGCACGAGCAGGTCAGTGTGCCGGATGTCGGCACAGTTACATTGAAGCTGCAGAGCGGAGCGGTTGCGAATATCTCCAATGCCTGCATGCTCAGTGGCGGCGGGCATACCGGATTGACCGTCTATACGGATGAGTGCAACCTGGAGCTGACGCATGGCGGCCTCGTGGAGACGCAAGGCGAGCACAGACGGGAGTATGCGAATGTGTCCAATCCGTATGTGAACGAGCTGCGCGCATTTTTCCATGCGGTGCGCACGCAGGATACCTCCGCGATCCTGTCGACCTATGAGGATGCTTGCAGAACGCAGCAAGTGACGGTCGCTGCCAATGAGTCGGCACAGAGCGGTCTGCCTGTGCGACTGGAGCCACTGTCAATCTAG
- a CDS encoding lipase family protein, translating into MGPSPHLKKMLFLAAVCGQTYTQFHNRDGTFIMPSGYELAGTLTGTAFGNTRERFGFVIYSGRSAIVAFRGTGTATEWVSDLIARQTEYKFVKGGGQTHQGFTDIYRSMRSQLFKLVSKLPDGLPIYVTGHSLGGALSTLAAPDLHTNCGRKIKVCTFASPRVGDPAFVRLFNRCIPVCWRVANKYDVVTQLPPLLYRSPKTEKTYIYLHVKGEYKLEQKAATLPGNHALSHYFSALSDQSPLLAKQVCAAPPGWCPYPT; encoded by the coding sequence ATGGGGCCATCGCCGCATCTCAAAAAAATGCTATTTCTCGCTGCCGTCTGCGGCCAAACCTATACGCAATTCCATAATCGGGACGGCACCTTCATCATGCCCTCCGGCTATGAGCTGGCTGGCACCCTCACAGGCACGGCGTTTGGCAATACAAGGGAACGCTTCGGCTTTGTCATCTATTCCGGCCGCTCAGCAATCGTCGCTTTCCGCGGGACGGGCACAGCTACGGAATGGGTGTCCGATCTTATTGCCCGGCAGACAGAGTACAAATTCGTCAAAGGCGGCGGCCAGACGCATCAAGGCTTCACCGACATCTATCGTTCCATGCGCAGCCAACTATTCAAGCTCGTCTCCAAGCTCCCTGACGGGCTGCCCATCTATGTGACCGGCCACAGCCTGGGCGGTGCGCTCTCGACGCTGGCCGCGCCCGATCTTCATACCAACTGCGGCCGCAAAATCAAGGTGTGCACCTTCGCCTCCCCCCGGGTAGGCGACCCTGCCTTCGTCCGACTATTCAACCGCTGTATTCCGGTCTGCTGGCGTGTAGCCAATAAATACGATGTGGTAACACAGCTCCCCCCGCTGCTGTACCGCTCCCCCAAGACCGAGAAAACCTACATCTATCTGCATGTCAAAGGAGAATACAAATTGGAGCAAAAAGCCGCGACCCTGCCGGGCAACCACGCGCTGAGCCATTATTTCAGCGCCCTGTCCGATCAATCGCCGCTGCTGGCAAAGCAGGTTTGCGCAGCCCCGCCAGGCTGGTGTCCGTATCCGACGTGA
- a CDS encoding sugar phosphate nucleotidyltransferase, with amino-acid sequence MKIILLSGGAGKRLWPLSNDERSKQYLKLLKHPTGKAVSMLQNTLHELRKAGLIEHTVIASSEHQLALLQEQLGHSIPCIIEPERRDTYPAIALSAAYLHSEWEISNDEVVVVIPVDGKADSAFYSRISQLGTAVEDGRCNIALLGVAPTYPSSKYGYLVPDSDMGEQPYTIRRFVEKPDTATARQLIEEGSLWNCGIFAFRLGYLIGKLKEAGLPAGYSELRESYHLLPKTSFDYAVVEQETRLGGLIYEGAWEDMGNWEAISAQMDQPVFGHGLLGDGCENTHIINELDINVIVNGIPDAVIIAGESGILVTSKRQAGNIKPLVEQVKPIVAPHSAVRKLETLYHEDGSIGLQTNRIILARGERYLAPSQAASVQWLLASGEGVVDDASGGNLPLAPGHAHTIQGEAAFEASADSILIEIVTQEGHI; translated from the coding sequence ATGAAGATTATTTTATTGTCCGGTGGAGCCGGCAAGCGTCTATGGCCCTTATCCAATGACGAGCGTTCCAAGCAATATCTGAAGCTTCTGAAGCATCCAACAGGAAAAGCGGTATCCATGCTGCAAAATACTTTGCATGAGCTGCGCAAAGCGGGACTGATCGAGCACACCGTCATCGCCTCATCCGAGCACCAACTGGCGCTGCTCCAGGAGCAGTTGGGACATTCGATTCCTTGCATCATCGAGCCTGAACGCAGAGATACATATCCGGCGATCGCCTTGTCGGCTGCTTATCTCCATTCGGAGTGGGAAATTTCTAATGATGAGGTCGTCGTTGTCATCCCCGTAGATGGCAAAGCCGACTCTGCCTTCTATTCCCGCATCTCTCAACTGGGAACGGCTGTAGAGGATGGGCGGTGCAATATCGCATTACTGGGGGTAGCCCCTACTTATCCTTCGAGTAAATATGGGTATCTGGTACCGGATTCCGACATGGGGGAGCAGCCTTACACGATCAGGAGATTTGTCGAAAAACCCGATACCGCAACCGCACGTCAACTGATTGAAGAAGGGTCGCTATGGAATTGCGGTATCTTTGCTTTTCGGCTTGGCTACCTGATCGGCAAGCTGAAGGAGGCGGGGCTGCCTGCAGGCTACAGTGAGCTGCGCGAGAGCTACCACCTGCTGCCGAAGACCAGCTTCGACTACGCCGTAGTTGAACAAGAGACGCGCCTGGGGGGACTGATCTACGAGGGCGCTTGGGAGGACATGGGCAACTGGGAAGCCATCTCCGCCCAGATGGATCAGCCGGTATTCGGCCATGGGCTATTAGGCGACGGCTGCGAGAACACTCATATCATTAATGAATTGGATATTAACGTCATCGTTAATGGCATCCCGGATGCCGTCATCATAGCGGGCGAAAGCGGCATTCTGGTTACCAGCAAGCGCCAGGCCGGCAATATCAAGCCACTGGTGGAGCAGGTCAAGCCGATTGTTGCGCCCCATTCTGCGGTTCGCAAGCTGGAGACCCTCTATCATGAGGACGGCAGCATCGGCCTGCAGACGAACCGGATTATCTTAGCACGAGGTGAGCGCTATCTGGCCCCCTCTCAGGCTGCCAGCGTGCAATGGCTGCTCGCTTCTGGAGAAGGCGTTGTCGACGATGCGAGCGGGGGCAATCTTCCGCTTGCTCCCGGTCATGCGCATACGATACAGGGCGAGGCCGCCTTTGAAGCAAGTGCTGATAGCATCTTAATCGAGATTGTGACGCAGGAGGGGCATATATGA
- a CDS encoding glycosyltransferase family 2 protein, which produces MNKRFKLRLGGLSIRASKRRVNLALKHYTEAKTALEQQRAEQLTLNKRIDNEINELQLRIEETHARIAQLEHQRLAAVASAAASASLPNAATPAAVAANQQAQPLRRMGDMLIDDGKITQDQLQTAIARQRRYGGRLGDILIDMGFIQPEDLNPYLGNQDKGRLGDILVSSGKITQEQLDKALAFQQKSGGLLGDVLLSLKMIEPGDLYRMIATQNNIGRIGQELSLDTPVRLPESVAREYEIVVIHQYVNRYLVAVSTPLSEEDASKIEALLQLPIEQVLATKDEMEYFWREVYGSEMLHESTRRLADEQPHNSAHTTFTRPQLGFTAVLGAVLVIGLIWSFWATLLIVNILIQLFYFTMSIFKFWIILLGSREGAQFRFTDEEIQAMDERELPIYTILVPMYKEAQVIPQLLTNLENLDYPKAKLDVRLLIEEDDTETRELLQSMDLPFYYTILVVPDSLPKTKPKACNYGLIRARGEYVVIYDAEDRPDPDQLKKVIATFRKCPEEFACIQAKLNYFNSTQNWLTRWFTQEYSMWFELLLPGIMRLDVPIPLGGTSNHFKLSVLKELNAWDPYNVTEDADLGIRLYKHGYKTAIVDSRTWEEANSRVGNWIRQRSRWIKGYMQTWLVHMRNPFKLWREIGAKGFMGFQVMILATPLLPLLNPFFWVMMILWFGWHFDFIPRFFPGAIYYLASVELYAGNFLFIFSNVAGVYWVIHELEQKRQQVFSYSLVRYALLTPIYWVMMSIAAVKAAWQLITKPFYWEKTVHGLHAPEEAELAELAGLPAEDSLIHQPGGKPGTPSM; this is translated from the coding sequence ATGAACAAACGATTTAAGCTAAGGCTGGGCGGCCTGAGCATCCGCGCCTCCAAACGCCGGGTCAATCTTGCGCTCAAGCATTATACAGAGGCCAAAACTGCGCTGGAGCAGCAGCGCGCTGAGCAGCTTACGCTGAACAAGCGCATCGACAACGAGATTAATGAGCTGCAACTGCGGATCGAAGAGACGCATGCCCGGATAGCCCAACTGGAGCACCAGCGCTTAGCGGCTGTCGCTTCTGCGGCTGCAAGTGCAAGCTTGCCGAACGCCGCGACTCCGGCCGCCGTGGCTGCTAACCAGCAGGCTCAACCGCTGCGGCGCATGGGGGATATGCTGATTGATGATGGCAAGATCACCCAGGACCAGTTGCAGACGGCTATTGCGCGCCAGCGCCGATATGGCGGACGGCTCGGTGACATCCTGATTGATATGGGCTTCATCCAGCCCGAGGATCTGAACCCTTATCTTGGCAACCAGGACAAAGGACGGCTCGGCGATATTCTTGTCAGCTCTGGCAAGATTACGCAAGAGCAGCTCGACAAAGCGCTCGCGTTCCAACAGAAGAGCGGGGGGCTGCTAGGTGACGTGCTGCTGTCGCTTAAAATGATTGAGCCTGGCGATCTGTACCGAATGATTGCCACACAGAACAATATCGGGCGCATCGGGCAGGAGCTGTCCCTCGATACGCCGGTCAGACTGCCAGAGTCGGTCGCACGGGAATATGAGATTGTCGTCATCCATCAGTATGTGAATCGCTATCTGGTCGCCGTTTCCACACCGCTCTCGGAGGAGGATGCCAGCAAGATCGAAGCGCTGCTCCAGCTTCCCATTGAACAGGTGCTCGCGACAAAGGACGAGATGGAATATTTCTGGCGTGAGGTGTATGGCAGTGAGATGCTGCATGAAAGTACTCGCCGTCTCGCTGATGAGCAGCCCCACAACTCAGCGCATACGACCTTCACCAGGCCGCAGCTCGGCTTCACTGCTGTCCTTGGCGCGGTGCTGGTCATCGGCCTGATCTGGAGCTTCTGGGCAACGCTGCTGATTGTTAATATTCTGATCCAATTGTTCTATTTCACCATGTCGATCTTCAAGTTCTGGATTATTCTGCTCGGTTCACGCGAAGGGGCGCAATTTCGCTTCACAGACGAGGAGATCCAGGCGATGGATGAGCGAGAGCTGCCGATCTATACCATCCTCGTACCGATGTATAAGGAGGCTCAGGTCATCCCGCAACTGCTGACGAACCTGGAGAATCTGGACTACCCGAAGGCGAAGCTTGATGTGCGGCTTCTTATCGAGGAGGACGATACGGAAACCCGCGAGCTGCTGCAATCGATGGATCTGCCCTTTTACTATACCATCCTCGTCGTACCTGACAGCTTGCCGAAGACGAAGCCGAAGGCCTGCAACTATGGCCTCATTCGTGCGCGCGGAGAATATGTCGTTATTTATGATGCCGAGGATCGCCCGGACCCTGATCAGCTCAAGAAGGTGATTGCTACCTTCCGCAAGTGTCCGGAGGAATTCGCCTGCATCCAGGCGAAGCTCAATTACTTCAACAGCACCCAGAACTGGCTGACTCGCTGGTTCACTCAGGAATACAGCATGTGGTTCGAGCTGCTGCTGCCGGGTATTATGAGACTGGATGTGCCGATTCCGCTCGGCGGGACGTCCAACCACTTCAAGCTCTCTGTGCTGAAGGAGCTTAATGCGTGGGACCCGTACAACGTTACCGAGGATGCTGATCTGGGCATCCGCTTATATAAACATGGCTATAAGACAGCGATCGTCGATTCCCGCACATGGGAGGAGGCGAACAGCCGCGTCGGCAACTGGATACGCCAGCGCTCCCGCTGGATCAAGGGCTACATGCAGACCTGGCTCGTTCATATGCGCAATCCGTTCAAGCTCTGGCGCGAGATCGGAGCGAAGGGCTTCATGGGCTTCCAGGTTATGATTCTTGCCACGCCGCTGCTCCCGCTGCTCAATCCGTTCTTCTGGGTCATGATGATCTTGTGGTTCGGGTGGCACTTTGATTTCATTCCACGCTTCTTTCCAGGGGCTATCTATTATCTGGCGAGCGTGGAGCTCTATGCCGGCAACTTCCTGTTCATCTTCAGCAACGTGGCGGGTGTCTACTGGGTTATCCACGAGCTGGAGCAGAAGCGGCAGCAGGTATTCTCCTACTCGCTTGTGCGCTACGCCCTGCTGACCCCAATCTATTGGGTCATGATGAGCATCGCCGCAGTAAAAGCGGCCTGGCAGCTCATTACGAAGCCGTTCTATTGGGAGAAGACCGTCCACGGACTGCATGCTCCTGAGGAGGCGGAGCTGGCTGAACTAGCGGGCCTGCCTGCCGAAGACAGCCTCATCCATCAGCCAGGCGGCAAGCCGGGGACTCCCTCCATGTAG
- a CDS encoding glycosyltransferase family 2 protein, translated as MDTNQPELTIVVPVFNEAEHLAESLVTIAASAASICSHYELVVIDDGSADDTWDVLEKSSAYVKGLIALRLSRNFGKESALCAGLEYARGKAIIVMDGDLQHPPQLIPEMVRLWREEHYEVVECVKTSRGRESWNKRAGASLFYGTLNQLSGFDLKNASDFKLLDQKVIEAWRQMPERTMFFRGMSAWLGYRRTKLPFEVQSRSGGDSRWSIRALARLALDAIVSFSTKPLRIVTYIGLLFFVCSVILGIHTLVNKLQGDAVTGFTTVILLQLIIGSVLMVSIGVVGEYIGAIYHEVKGRPRYLISARSQHTSASIRYEENNHVDSIYPAVSNH; from the coding sequence ATGGATACGAATCAGCCTGAGCTTACGATCGTCGTTCCGGTATTTAACGAAGCAGAGCATCTGGCCGAATCACTGGTGACCATCGCAGCCTCCGCTGCCTCCATCTGTTCCCATTATGAGCTGGTCGTCATTGATGACGGTTCAGCAGATGATACCTGGGATGTGCTGGAGAAATCATCCGCGTATGTTAAGGGATTGATCGCACTGCGGCTTAGCCGCAACTTCGGCAAGGAATCAGCGCTCTGCGCCGGGCTGGAATATGCCCGGGGCAAAGCGATCATCGTCATGGATGGCGATCTGCAGCACCCCCCTCAGCTCATTCCTGAGATGGTGAGGCTATGGCGGGAGGAGCACTATGAGGTGGTCGAATGCGTCAAGACGAGCCGCGGGAGGGAGAGCTGGAACAAGCGAGCCGGCGCCTCGCTGTTCTACGGGACGCTGAATCAGCTATCCGGCTTTGACCTGAAGAACGCCTCCGACTTCAAGCTGCTTGACCAGAAGGTCATTGAAGCATGGCGGCAAATGCCGGAGCGCACGATGTTCTTCCGTGGCATGTCGGCTTGGCTCGGCTATCGACGCACGAAGCTGCCATTCGAGGTGCAGTCGCGTTCAGGCGGCGATAGCCGCTGGAGCATCCGCGCGCTCGCCAGACTGGCGCTCGATGCCATCGTCTCGTTCTCTACCAAGCCGCTGCGGATCGTTACTTATATCGGCCTGTTATTTTTCGTCTGCTCCGTCATACTGGGCATACATACACTGGTGAACAAGCTGCAAGGTGACGCCGTCACTGGATTTACGACCGTTATTTTGCTGCAACTGATTATTGGCTCTGTGCTTATGGTCTCCATCGGTGTTGTGGGAGAATATATCGGGGCCATCTACCATGAAGTCAAGGGCAGGCCGCGTTACTTGATTAGTGCCAGAAGCCAGCATACGTCCGCCTCTATCCGCTATGAGGAGAATAATCATGTCGATAGCATCTATCCTGCAGTCTCCAATCATTAA
- a CDS encoding GtrA family protein, producing the protein MSIASILQSPIIKYGIVGLLGTALHFALLVALVEWGGLHPIVGSALGFIGVLLVSYVLNAKWTFTDSPRQSAMKQFVKYTLVSLSGLTLNTLVMYAAIEWMHLPYLLGQCIITVLVPVHNYVLNRYWTFRQDTEIHHRAKGA; encoded by the coding sequence ATGTCGATAGCATCTATCCTGCAGTCTCCAATCATTAAGTATGGCATTGTTGGTCTGCTCGGGACAGCGCTTCATTTTGCCTTGCTGGTGGCGCTGGTGGAATGGGGCGGCCTGCATCCCATTGTCGGTTCAGCTCTTGGCTTCATTGGCGTACTACTCGTCTCTTATGTGCTGAATGCCAAATGGACGTTCACCGATTCCCCCCGTCAGTCAGCGATGAAGCAATTTGTCAAATATACGTTGGTCTCGCTCTCTGGACTTACACTCAACACATTGGTCATGTATGCTGCGATCGAATGGATGCACCTGCCCTATCTGCTCGGGCAATGCATCATTACCGTGCTGGTGCCGGTGCATAATTATGTGCTGAACCGCTACTGGACCTTTCGGCAGGATACCGAGATTCACCACAGAGCAAAAGGAGCTTGA
- a CDS encoding ArnT family glycosyltransferase: MSKRSILSWMLFLIIFAGEIALGYYLAFVKGYMHNDALSRVANAFYVLYSRDPHLGAIGFIWNPLPSLMELAILVFYPLFPVLASRGFAGVIMTALFSGLTAVLLYRTGIRYELSRTMSSMLALLYCLNPFIFLFGANGLSDAPYIYFLMYTIIEFSFWIKERKTSSLIFSGFALSLAFWTRYEAVPFGFSLAIAIVLVIVFIHHRSQEDPKLKPLEKYNKIEATWIIVLLPAVFSGLLWIFFNYIIMGNPFYFLNSEYSNVAQSEVLQNDENFVKLFSSPLLSLLFIAKKTLWYSLPLFAVLLIRLFSWRLHKPDLLVLLLLFAAVPGLQFLLLMKASSFGWFRYFMYVFPVVVAWIPYELSKLRHGWRRRAAFSLIIVSMVGTAGLLSYAITQPDIAPDEHNFLTIETNEYARQQREERVIARWIDNHFTTETILTDSSNAFTILVNSSNAKKFLITSDYGFRPALLDPLKYKVDYMLLPWPSRNGPKSTINMTYPDLYHNGSAWATLHHDFDNQWRLYRVHEPKMEEEDAAAAASP, from the coding sequence ATGTCGAAGCGTAGTATCCTTTCATGGATGTTATTTCTGATTATATTTGCCGGGGAGATTGCGCTTGGTTACTATCTCGCCTTCGTGAAAGGCTACATGCATAATGATGCCCTAAGCCGGGTTGCCAATGCCTTCTATGTGCTCTACAGCCGTGATCCGCATCTGGGGGCGATCGGCTTCATCTGGAACCCGCTGCCGAGCCTGATGGAGCTGGCGATTCTCGTCTTCTATCCGCTGTTCCCGGTGCTCGCCTCGCGGGGCTTCGCCGGGGTCATCATGACCGCTCTCTTCTCTGGCCTGACCGCTGTGCTGCTGTACAGAACCGGGATTCGCTACGAGCTGTCCAGGACGATGAGCTCCATGCTCGCGCTGCTCTATTGTCTCAATCCGTTCATATTCCTGTTCGGCGCCAACGGACTCAGCGATGCGCCCTACATCTATTTCCTGATGTACACCATCATTGAGTTTAGCTTCTGGATCAAGGAGCGCAAGACCAGCAGCCTCATCTTCAGCGGCTTCGCCCTCTCGCTCGCCTTCTGGACGCGCTATGAGGCGGTCCCCTTCGGCTTCTCCCTGGCGATTGCGATTGTGCTGGTCATTGTGTTCATCCATCATCGCAGCCAGGAGGACCCGAAGTTGAAGCCGCTGGAGAAGTACAACAAGATCGAGGCGACCTGGATTATTGTGCTGCTGCCCGCGGTCTTCTCAGGCTTGCTATGGATCTTTTTCAACTATATTATTATGGGCAATCCGTTCTACTTCCTGAATTCGGAATACTCCAACGTCGCGCAATCGGAGGTGCTGCAAAATGACGAGAACTTCGTCAAGCTGTTCAGCAGCCCGCTGCTCTCGCTTCTGTTCATTGCCAAGAAGACGCTCTGGTACTCGCTGCCCTTGTTCGCTGTGCTGCTAATCCGGCTGTTCTCCTGGCGTCTGCATAAGCCTGACCTGCTGGTGCTGCTGCTGCTGTTCGCCGCAGTGCCGGGCTTGCAGTTTTTGCTGCTGATGAAGGCATCGTCCTTTGGCTGGTTCCGCTACTTCATGTATGTATTTCCGGTTGTCGTCGCCTGGATTCCTTATGAGCTGAGCAAGCTGCGGCATGGCTGGCGGCGGCGCGCTGCGTTCTCGCTCATCATCGTCTCTATGGTGGGGACGGCTGGATTGCTGAGCTACGCCATTACCCAGCCTGACATTGCGCCGGATGAGCACAACTTCCTGACGATTGAGACCAATGAATACGCGAGACAGCAGCGCGAGGAACGTGTCATCGCAAGGTGGATAGACAATCACTTCACCACCGAGACGATCCTGACCGACTCCTCGAATGCCTTTACGATCTTAGTGAACAGCAGCAATGCGAAGAAATTTCTCATTACGAGCGACTATGGCTTCAGGCCGGCGCTACTCGATCCGCTCAAGTATAAGGTGGATTATATGCTCCTTCCGTGGCCATCCCGCAACGGTCCCAAGAGTACGATCAATATGACTTATCCCGACCTGTACCATAACGGCAGTGCATGGGCTACGCTGCATCACGACTTCGATAACCAATGGCGGCTGTACAGGGTGCATGAACCGAAGATGGAGGAGGAGGATGCGGCTGCAGCAGCCTCGCCGTAG